The DNA segment CATTACCGGGTTAAAGTTCCTGCTGGTCGACCTGTAGATCAGGTTTCCCGCAGTATCCCCTTTCCAGGCTTTTACGATAGCAAAATCTGCCTCAAAGGCATATTCCATCAGGTAATCCTTACCTTTAAAATTTCTGATCTCTTTACCTTCCGCTACTTCTGTACCCACCCCTGCCGGAGTAAAAATGGCCGGCATACCATAACCCGCAGCCATACATCGGGTAGCCAGTGTGCCCTGAGGGATCAGCTCTACTTCCAGCTCAGCACTCAGCAGCTGACGTTCAAATTCTGCATTTTCACCTACATAAGAAGAGATCATCTTTTTTACCTGGCGCTGCTGCAGCATTAAACCTATTCCAAAATCATCTACACCGGCATTATTAGAAATACAGGTTAAACCTTTAACCCCCTTTTTTACCAGTGCAGCAATACAGTTTTCGGGAATACCGCATAAACCAAAGCCACCAAGCATCAGGGTGCTGCCATCTTCGATGTCTTTTATCGCTTCTTCAGCACCTGAAACAACTTTATTGATCATATCATTAGATTTTGCTGCTAAATTATACTATATCCGGCGTACCGGCCAAATGTTTAGTTGATTTCTATGATCTTATCGTTGCTGCCATTGCTGCTGCCTATGTATATTTTGCCGTCGGGCGACTGGCATATGGCCCTTAAGCGGCCAAATTCATTGACAAAAAAATCTTTGCTGCCCAATATTTTATCACCCGCCTCATTCAGTTTAAGCTGGGTAAATTTAGAGGCCTTTAAACTGAGCAGCAGCAATGAATTTTTAAACTGGGGAATCAGATCGGAATTGTAATAGGTTAATCCGGATGTGGCAATAGTAGGTGTCCAGGCCATCAGCGGCTCTACCACATTGTTGGCGCTGCAAAAAGTCTGCTCGGCAGGTTTATCGCAAAAACCTTCCACATTTGGCCAGCCATAGTTACGGCCCTTCAGGATCAGGTTTACTTCATCATCATTGTTTGGCCCATGTTCCGATGCATAGAGCTTAGCGCCCACCTGCACCAGTCCCTGCGGATTGCGGTGCCCGTAAGTCCATATCCTGTTGTTCGCTATCGGATTATCCACAGGAATGCTGCCATCCATATTTACGCGTAATATTTTACCTGATAAAGAAGCGGTATTTTGCGCATTTGCAGCTTCACTGGCATCACCAGTGCTGATGAAAAGCTTTTGGTCATTGCTGATCAGCAACCTGGACCCGTTATGGATGGAGGATGCGGGGATAAGGTCGAGAATGGTTAA comes from the Pedobacter heparinus DSM 2366 genome and includes:
- a CDS encoding PQQ-dependent sugar dehydrogenase: MKILAISMFALLMAFFACKKNKSNTPDGEQLPDVELKTRTVSSGLSHVWEMVYGPDQQLWITERAGKISRVNPQTGAVSLLLNVPDVVSNGEGGLLGMAINPQFSTNPWVYVVYNYNSASGYKEKVVRYTYSGTALTSPLTILDLIPASSIHNGSRLLISNDQKLFISTGDASEAANAQNTASLSGKILRVNMDGSIPVDNPIANNRIWTYGHRNPQGLVQVGAKLYASEHGPNNDDEVNLILKGRNYGWPNVEGFCDKPAEQTFCSANNVVEPLMAWTPTIATSGLTYYNSDLIPQFKNSLLLLSLKASKFTQLKLNEAGDKILGSKDFFVNEFGRLRAICQSPDGKIYIGSSNGSNDKIIEIN
- a CDS encoding CoA transferase subunit A — encoded protein: MINKVVSGAEEAIKDIEDGSTLMLGGFGLCGIPENCIAALVKKGVKGLTCISNNAGVDDFGIGLMLQQRQVKKMISSYVGENAEFERQLLSAELEVELIPQGTLATRCMAAGYGMPAIFTPAGVGTEVAEGKEIRNFKGKDYLMEYAFEADFAIVKAWKGDTAGNLIYRSTSRNFNPVMAMAGKVTIAEVEELVEAGGLDPDQVHTPGVFVHRIFQGPAYEKRIEQRTVRTKG